In Bradyrhizobium sp. 1(2017), one DNA window encodes the following:
- a CDS encoding ABC transporter ATP-binding protein — translation MRMQPNTHFDGQAVAQGSVATAIELSDASVTFGRGDRAVPALSKTTLKIADGEFVALVGPSGCGKSTILRLVSGLVHPTGGVVIVGGREVAARAMRVGMAFQNPTMLPWMTIERNIMLPLKIVEPFRSNFRRLRKTEFRERANALLEQVGLKGFGSRYPWQLSGGMLQRANLCRALIHEPRMLLLDEPFGALDQFTREELWSILQTLWIRHKPTVLLVTHDLREAGFLASRICVMSARPGRILDDSRVEFARPRTVAMTFEPEFVALNQKLRAFIEDARTAAQQGAG, via the coding sequence ATGCGCATGCAACCCAACACCCATTTCGACGGCCAAGCCGTTGCCCAAGGCTCCGTCGCGACCGCCATCGAGCTGTCGGATGCCTCCGTGACCTTCGGGCGCGGCGACCGCGCCGTGCCCGCCCTGTCGAAGACCACGCTCAAGATCGCCGATGGCGAGTTTGTCGCATTGGTCGGCCCATCAGGATGCGGCAAATCGACCATTCTGCGTCTCGTCAGCGGCCTGGTGCACCCGACCGGCGGCGTCGTCATCGTCGGGGGCCGCGAGGTGGCCGCGCGGGCGATGCGGGTCGGCATGGCGTTTCAGAATCCGACCATGCTGCCGTGGATGACGATCGAGCGGAACATCATGCTGCCGCTGAAGATCGTCGAACCATTCCGCTCGAACTTCCGCCGGCTGCGCAAGACCGAGTTTCGCGAGAGGGCCAATGCGCTGCTGGAGCAGGTTGGCCTCAAGGGATTTGGCAGCCGCTATCCCTGGCAGCTCTCCGGCGGCATGCTTCAGCGCGCCAATCTCTGCCGTGCGTTGATCCACGAGCCGCGCATGCTGTTGCTGGACGAGCCCTTCGGCGCGCTCGATCAGTTCACGCGCGAAGAGCTGTGGTCGATCCTGCAGACCCTCTGGATCAGGCATAAGCCGACGGTGCTGCTGGTCACGCACGATCTACGCGAGGCCGGGTTCCTCGCCAGCCGCATCTGCGTCATGAGCGCGCGCCCCGGCCGCATTCTCGACGACAGCCGGGTCGAGTTCGCGCGCCCGCGCACGGTGGCCATGACCTTCGAGCCGGAATTCGTCGCGCTGAACCAGAAACTGCGCGCCTTCATCGAGGACGCGCGCACCGCGGCCCAGCAGGGAGCAGGCTGA
- a CDS encoding ABC transporter permease codes for MFGIDVRQKAWSAGLIVLFFVAWELFCLMTGMSDLVLPRPSQVFVTLVQRFPVLWPHIVQTLATTMFGFVLGVALGVALGAIIGVSRTAYDTCYPLLIGFSSIPKVAVVPIFVLWFGSGTVPAVLTALSICFFPIVVNIATGLATTEPELEDVLKALGASKFDILWNVGLPRTMPFFFASLKVAISYAFVGAVLSETVASNRGIGNVMMTASSNFNVPLVFAGLFVLAGLGVALYAAFSLIEGRVTGWATRKNDVIAT; via the coding sequence ATGTTCGGGATCGATGTCAGGCAGAAGGCGTGGTCGGCGGGCTTGATCGTGCTGTTCTTCGTCGCCTGGGAGCTGTTCTGCCTGATGACGGGCATGTCCGACCTGGTGCTGCCGCGGCCGTCGCAGGTCTTCGTGACGCTGGTCCAGCGCTTTCCGGTGCTGTGGCCGCATATCGTGCAGACGCTCGCGACGACGATGTTCGGGTTCGTCCTTGGTGTGGCCCTCGGCGTGGCTCTTGGCGCGATCATCGGCGTGTCCAGGACCGCCTATGACACCTGTTATCCGCTGCTGATCGGCTTCTCATCGATCCCCAAGGTCGCCGTGGTGCCGATCTTCGTGCTGTGGTTCGGCTCGGGCACGGTGCCGGCGGTGCTGACCGCGCTGTCGATCTGCTTCTTCCCGATCGTCGTCAATATCGCGACGGGCCTTGCCACCACCGAGCCCGAGCTCGAGGACGTGCTGAAGGCGCTTGGCGCCAGCAAGTTCGACATCCTCTGGAATGTCGGCCTGCCTCGCACCATGCCGTTCTTCTTCGCGTCCCTGAAGGTCGCGATCTCCTATGCCTTCGTCGGCGCCGTGCTGTCGGAAACCGTCGCTTCCAACCGTGGCATCGGTAACGTCATGATGACCGCATCCTCCAATTTCAACGTGCCGCTGGTCTTCGCCGGACTGTTCGTGCTCGCCGGCCTTGGCGTCGCGCTCTACGCCGCGTTCTCGCTGATCGAAGGCCGCGTCACCGGCTGGGCGACGCGCAAGAACGACGTGATCGCCACCTGA
- a CDS encoding ABC transporter substrate-binding protein, which produces MLRKVAVTLVGLALTTGAALAQDTTIKFTLGWKTQGSDAAFFYAKDHGYFKEEGLNVVIDQGEGSGATVTRIMSGAYDAGFGDVNAIIQNASAKPQDAPVMVYMMWNQPPFAIVAKKTSGINTIKDFEGHTLGGAQGTPTTRLLPVFTRKNGLDGEKIKISNMAPNLQEPMLIKGDIDGALVFNITSYFNLVLNRQDPDKDFKWFSFGEYGLDLYSNGVMVSRKLIASNPKVVAGLVRAINKGAIAVAKDQNAGMKAAVNYDNLINADVEKRRLQYSFEKLIVSPEMKEIGIGDIKDDRMARAIGIVVEGYQLTRAPTPAEVFSREFLPSRAERELVYTAN; this is translated from the coding sequence ATGTTGAGAAAAGTCGCTGTCACGCTCGTGGGATTGGCCCTGACCACGGGCGCGGCCCTGGCCCAGGACACCACGATCAAGTTCACGCTCGGTTGGAAGACACAAGGCAGCGATGCCGCGTTCTTCTACGCCAAGGACCACGGCTATTTCAAAGAGGAAGGCCTCAACGTCGTCATCGACCAGGGCGAGGGCTCCGGCGCCACCGTCACGCGCATCATGTCCGGCGCCTATGACGCCGGTTTCGGCGACGTCAACGCCATCATCCAGAACGCCTCGGCCAAGCCGCAGGATGCGCCCGTCATGGTCTACATGATGTGGAATCAGCCGCCGTTCGCGATCGTCGCGAAGAAGACCAGCGGCATCAACACCATCAAGGATTTCGAAGGCCATACTCTCGGCGGCGCGCAGGGCACGCCGACGACGCGCCTGCTGCCGGTGTTCACGCGCAAGAACGGTCTCGACGGCGAGAAGATCAAGATCTCCAACATGGCTCCGAACCTGCAGGAGCCGATGCTGATCAAGGGCGATATCGATGGAGCCCTGGTCTTCAACATCACCAGCTACTTCAACCTGGTGCTCAACCGCCAGGACCCGGACAAAGACTTCAAATGGTTCTCGTTCGGTGAGTACGGCCTCGATCTCTACTCGAACGGCGTGATGGTTTCGCGCAAGCTGATCGCCTCGAACCCGAAAGTCGTCGCAGGACTGGTGCGTGCCATCAACAAGGGTGCGATCGCGGTCGCCAAGGACCAGAATGCCGGCATGAAGGCGGCGGTGAACTACGACAACCTCATCAACGCGGATGTCGAGAAGCGGCGGCTGCAATATTCCTTTGAGAAACTGATCGTCTCGCCCGAGATGAAGGAGATCGGCATCGGCGACATCAAGGACGATCGCATGGCGCGCGCCATCGGCATCGTGGTCGAGGGTTACCAGCTGACCCGCGCGCCGACGCCGGCGGAAGTGTTTTCGCGCGAATTCCTGCCGTC